In Paracoccus fistulariae, a single window of DNA contains:
- the uraH gene encoding hydroxyisourate hydrolase: MIYKALLATAAVIFVASPLWAEDISTHVLNTATGQGGGGVPVTLEINRDGEWSEIATATTEENGRVEAFGIEAEVATYRLSFDMTAYDGFEKPAFFPEISVVFAVQDSGRHHHVPVLVSPFGYSTYLGN, translated from the coding sequence ATGATTTATAAAGCGCTTCTTGCTACCGCCGCAGTGATCTTTGTCGCCTCGCCGCTATGGGCCGAGGATATCTCGACACATGTTCTGAACACCGCGACGGGTCAGGGCGGCGGCGGTGTGCCGGTCACCCTGGAGATCAATCGCGACGGCGAATGGAGCGAGATCGCCACCGCAACGACCGAGGAAAATGGGCGCGTCGAGGCATTCGGCATCGAGGCCGAGGTCGCGACCTACCGTCTCAGCTTTGACATGACGGCCTATGACGGGTTCGAAAAGCCCGCCTTCTTCCCCGAGATTTCGGTGGTCTTCGCCGTTCAGGACAGCGGGCGGCATCATCATGTGCCCGTACTGGTCAGCCCGTTCGGCTATTCGACCTATCTGGGCAACTGA
- a CDS encoding serine hydrolase, which produces MTRLLISLFCLGLMATSPALSQDTPLSSAQSDPETLGWMQGFPPPADRIIRMTDADAFTFPKLRWTMCNFRELTPTKAVRNGTDGADALPVALDPGLDAVSFPPMGSDRKMTWDQAFDVNYTDGILVLHRGRIVYERYGGCMDENSLHGVMSVSKSLTGLVAETLVAEGALDETALMRDVIPELDGSGFGDATVRQVLEMTTALDYSEDYADPNSDVWTYSRASSPLPAPEGYDGPRSYFGYLQTVRKSGAHGEAFAYRTINADAVGWLIARVSGLDVADWVSQNIWSHIGAEREAFFTVDSIGTPFAGGGFNVTLRDLARLGQLVLDRGNWQGQQILPAQAIDRIRQGGDPQAFARAGYDTLPGWSYRGMWWVSNDDHGAFAARGVHGQTIWIDPAAQMVIARVASNPVAANAANDPTSLPAYRAVADYLMAKDGFAQLQDLEWRIEDIDGRGVIDYSPARLTFGADGKLSGNASCNRLMGSYQVDGDSLTLQQLGTTRKACPEALMAQERLLLDLLGQITGWRLSPDGGLILYTNDNRQILARQG; this is translated from the coding sequence GTGACACGCTTGCTCATATCGCTTTTCTGCCTTGGCCTGATGGCCACCAGCCCCGCCTTATCTCAGGATACGCCCCTTTCGTCGGCGCAATCCGATCCTGAAACGCTTGGCTGGATGCAGGGATTTCCACCGCCCGCCGATCGCATTATCCGCATGACCGATGCCGATGCCTTCACCTTTCCGAAATTGCGCTGGACGATGTGCAATTTCCGCGAGTTGACGCCGACGAAGGCCGTCAGGAATGGCACGGATGGTGCTGACGCGCTGCCGGTTGCATTGGATCCCGGCCTTGATGCAGTCAGCTTCCCCCCGATGGGCAGCGACCGGAAAATGACCTGGGATCAGGCCTTCGATGTAAATTACACGGACGGAATCCTGGTGCTGCATCGCGGTCGGATCGTCTACGAACGCTATGGCGGCTGCATGGATGAAAACAGCCTGCACGGCGTCATGTCGGTGTCGAAATCCCTGACAGGCCTTGTCGCGGAAACGCTGGTCGCCGAAGGCGCGCTGGACGAAACGGCGCTGATGCGCGATGTGATCCCGGAGCTGGATGGCAGCGGCTTTGGCGATGCGACCGTCCGGCAGGTGCTGGAGATGACGACCGCGCTGGATTATTCCGAGGATTACGCCGATCCGAATTCGGATGTCTGGACCTATTCGCGGGCCAGCAGTCCGCTGCCAGCGCCCGAAGGCTATGACGGTCCGCGCAGCTATTTCGGCTATCTGCAGACGGTCAGGAAATCCGGCGCGCATGGCGAGGCCTTCGCCTATCGCACCATCAATGCCGATGCGGTCGGCTGGCTGATTGCGCGGGTCAGCGGACTGGATGTGGCAGATTGGGTGTCGCAGAATATCTGGTCCCATATCGGAGCGGAGAGAGAGGCGTTCTTTACCGTCGATTCCATTGGTACGCCCTTTGCGGGGGGCGGCTTCAATGTCACGCTGCGCGATCTGGCCCGGCTGGGTCAGCTGGTGCTGGATCGCGGCAATTGGCAGGGGCAACAGATCCTTCCGGCGCAGGCCATTGACCGCATTCGGCAGGGCGGCGATCCGCAGGCCTTCGCCCGCGCCGGATATGACACCCTGCCGGGGTGGAGCTATCGTGGCATGTGGTGGGTCAGCAATGACGATCACGGTGCCTTTGCCGCGCGCGGCGTTCACGGGCAAACGATCTGGATCGACCCTGCAGCGCAGATGGTGATCGCACGGGTCGCCTCGAACCCGGTGGCGGCAAATGCGGCGAATGACCCGACATCGCTGCCCGCCTACCGCGCGGTGGCGGATTACCTGATGGCGAAAGATGGCTTTGCGCAGCTGCAGGATCTGGAATGGCGGATCGAGGATATCGATGGGCGCGGCGTCATCGACTACTCTCCGGCCCGGCTGACATTCGGTGCCGATGGCAAGCTGTCGGGCAATGCCAGCTGCAACCGCCTGATGGGCAGCTATCAGGTCGATGGCGACAGCCTGACGCTGCAGCAGCTTGGCACCACACGGAAGGCCTGCCCCGAGGCGCTGATGGCCCAGGAACGCCTGCTTCTGGACCTGCTGGGCCAGATCACAGGATGGCGCCTGTCGCCGGATGGCGGGCTGATCCTTTATACCAATGATAACCGGCAGATCCTGGCCCGACAGGGGTAA
- the gyrB gene encoding DNA topoisomerase (ATP-hydrolyzing) subunit B codes for MSDTSTQPAEYGADSIKVLKGLEAVRKRPGMYIGDTDDGSGLHHMVYEVVDNGIDEALAGHADYVQVKIHADNSVSVRDNGRGIPVDMHPTEGVSAAEVIMTQLHAGGKFDQNSYKVSGGLHGVGVSVVNALSDWLELRIWRNGKEYVARFEHGETVEHLRVVGDAPDQSGTEVRFLASNKLTNPNGTFSNLDYVYKTLENRLRELAFLNSGVRILLEDERPAEPLKTELFYEGGVREFVKFLDRSKTSVMPEPIFMTGEKNGIGVEVAMWWNDSYHETVLPFTNNIPQRDGGTHLAGFRGALTRVIQKYAQDSGIAKREKVDFTGDDAREGLTCVLSVKVPDPKFSSQTKDKLVSSEVRPAVEGLVSEKLAEWFEENPNEAKAIVGKIIEAALAREAARKARELTRRKTAMDVASLPGKLADCQEKDPALAELFIVEGDSAGGSAKQGRSRQNQAVLPLRGKILNVERARFDRMLSSDQIGTLITALGTGIGRDEFDLKKLRYHKIVIMTDADVDGAHIRTLLLTFFFRQMPELIEHGHLYIAQPPLYKVGRGRSEVYLKNEAALEDYLIQQGVDGAALRLGSGEHITGNDLMRVVEEARTVRRILRAYPTHYTPHITEQAAIAGALVPGRIDDDPQGVADAVAQRLDMIAEEYERGWQGRPTQDAGIRLTRTLRGVEENRNLDGQMLRSGESRRLAEMTQALQDIYSQPAYLVRKDRDVPIYGPLGLLQAIFLEGEKGLSLQRYKGLGEMNPEQLWETTLDPAARTMLQVRIEDLTEAEDLFTKLMGDVVEPRREFIQQNALSVENLDI; via the coding sequence ATGTCCGATACCAGCACGCAGCCCGCCGAATATGGCGCCGATTCCATCAAGGTTCTCAAAGGGCTAGAGGCTGTTCGCAAACGCCCCGGCATGTATATCGGCGACACCGATGACGGGTCGGGCCTGCACCACATGGTCTATGAGGTGGTCGATAACGGCATTGATGAGGCGCTGGCCGGTCACGCGGATTACGTGCAGGTCAAAATCCACGCCGATAACAGCGTCAGCGTGCGCGACAATGGCCGCGGCATTCCGGTGGACATGCACCCGACCGAAGGCGTCAGCGCGGCCGAGGTGATCATGACCCAGCTTCATGCCGGCGGGAAGTTCGATCAGAACAGCTACAAGGTGTCGGGCGGTCTGCATGGCGTCGGCGTTTCGGTCGTCAACGCGCTGTCGGACTGGCTGGAACTGCGCATCTGGCGCAATGGCAAGGAATATGTCGCCCGCTTCGAACATGGCGAAACGGTCGAGCATCTGCGCGTGGTCGGCGATGCGCCCGATCAAAGCGGGACCGAGGTGCGCTTTCTGGCCTCGAACAAGCTGACCAACCCCAATGGCACGTTCAGCAATCTGGATTACGTCTACAAGACGCTGGAAAACCGCCTGCGCGAACTGGCCTTTCTGAACAGCGGCGTCCGCATCCTGCTGGAGGATGAGCGCCCGGCGGAACCGTTGAAAACCGAACTGTTCTATGAAGGCGGCGTCCGCGAATTCGTGAAATTCCTGGACCGCTCGAAAACCTCTGTCATGCCCGAGCCGATCTTCATGACCGGCGAAAAGAACGGCATCGGGGTCGAGGTGGCGATGTGGTGGAATGACAGCTACCACGAAACCGTGCTGCCCTTTACCAACAACATCCCGCAGCGCGATGGCGGCACCCATCTGGCAGGGTTCCGAGGCGCGCTGACCCGGGTGATTCAGAAATACGCCCAGGACAGCGGCATCGCCAAACGCGAAAAGGTCGATTTCACCGGCGACGACGCCCGCGAGGGGCTGACCTGCGTTTTGTCGGTCAAGGTGCCCGATCCGAAATTCTCCAGCCAGACCAAGGACAAGCTGGTCAGTTCCGAGGTTCGTCCCGCCGTTGAAGGTCTGGTCAGCGAAAAGCTGGCCGAGTGGTTCGAGGAAAACCCGAACGAGGCCAAGGCGATTGTCGGCAAGATCATCGAAGCCGCCCTTGCCCGCGAAGCTGCCCGCAAGGCGCGCGAACTGACGCGGCGCAAGACGGCGATGGATGTGGCCTCATTGCCCGGAAAGCTGGCGGATTGTCAGGAAAAGGATCCGGCCCTTGCGGAATTGTTCATCGTCGAGGGGGACTCGGCCGGTGGATCCGCCAAACAGGGACGTTCTCGCCAGAATCAGGCCGTGCTGCCTTTGCGCGGGAAAATCCTGAACGTGGAACGTGCCCGGTTCGACCGGATGCTCTCCTCGGATCAGATCGGCACGCTGATCACCGCGCTTGGCACCGGGATCGGGCGCGATGAATTCGACCTGAAAAAGCTGCGCTACCACAAGATCGTCATCATGACCGATGCCGATGTGGACGGCGCGCATATCCGCACCTTGCTGCTGACCTTCTTCTTCCGCCAGATGCCGGAACTGATCGAGCATGGCCATCTCTATATCGCGCAGCCACCGCTTTATAAGGTGGGCCGCGGCCGGTCCGAGGTCTATCTGAAGAACGAAGCGGCGCTGGAAGACTACCTGATCCAGCAAGGCGTCGATGGCGCGGCGCTGCGGCTTGGTTCGGGTGAGCATATCACCGGCAATGACCTGATGCGCGTGGTCGAAGAGGCGCGCACCGTGCGCCGCATCCTGCGCGCCTATCCGACGCATTACACGCCCCATATCACCGAGCAGGCCGCGATTGCGGGGGCGCTGGTGCCGGGCCGTATCGACGATGATCCGCAAGGTGTCGCCGATGCCGTGGCGCAGCGTCTGGACATGATCGCCGAGGAATATGAGCGCGGCTGGCAGGGCCGACCGACGCAGGATGCCGGCATCCGTCTGACCCGCACCCTGCGGGGTGTCGAGGAAAACCGCAATCTGGACGGGCAGATGCTGCGCAGCGGCGAAAGCCGTCGCCTGGCCGAAATGACGCAGGCGCTGCAGGATATCTACAGCCAGCCCGCCTATCTGGTGCGCAAGGATCGCGACGTGCCGATCTATGGCCCGCTGGGCCTGCTGCAGGCGATCTTCCTGGAAGGCGAAAAGGGTCTGTCGCTGCAGCGCTACAAGGGTCTGGGCGAGATGAACCCCGAACAGCTGTGGGAAACGACGCTGGACCCGGCTGCCCGCACCATGCTGCAGGTTCGCATCGAGGATCTGACCGAGGCCGAGGATCTGTTCACCAAGCTGATGGGCGACGTGGTCGAACCGCGCCGCGAATTTATTCAGCAAAACGCGCTCAGCGTCGAAAATCTGGATATATGA
- a CDS encoding phospholipase D family protein, which produces MKFLQWFLGIVVILGVCWVAGRMIFPVPSTEGRAPELAIPFDPDTPLGVGAAQAQAAHPGKSGVMPLGEPVPAFTSRVYLAQGAQSSLDVMYYIWHDDLSGLLLLEALRDAANRGVRVRLLLDDNGIGGLDPILAAMNQLPNFSVRLFNPSTIRSPKMAGYALTPIRINRRMHNKAFIADSAAAIVGGRNIGDEYFALGDVPAYLDLDVLGVGKVVSDTSRIFDSYWNSQPVIALEQVIKGPGDMALFDEKLAKAKAEPDAETLAADAQSPTEWMRDAGARLEWTDVQVVADDPIKGTGGARRQDLMISQLGSILGEVTQNVDLISAYFVPGKQGTAYFADLARKGHRVEILTNSWEATDVPTVHAGYIKYRRELLEAGVTLLELRQVDGQPQGRDELGPIGSNGASLHAKTFSIDDRRVFIGSFNFDPRSARLNCEMGFLIDSPALAQSGRGTLQDLARRSYQPKLDGKDMVWQVVDADGSISMVDREPGLGTWDRIMVYVLNVLPIEWLL; this is translated from the coding sequence ATGAAGTTCTTGCAGTGGTTTCTGGGCATCGTCGTCATTCTGGGCGTCTGCTGGGTCGCGGGACGGATGATCTTTCCGGTGCCCTCGACCGAAGGCCGCGCGCCGGAACTGGCCATTCCCTTTGACCCCGACACGCCGCTGGGCGTCGGAGCGGCGCAGGCGCAGGCCGCTCATCCCGGGAAATCCGGTGTGATGCCGCTGGGCGAACCGGTCCCGGCCTTTACCAGCCGGGTCTATCTGGCTCAGGGGGCGCAAAGCTCTCTCGATGTGATGTATTATATCTGGCACGATGACCTGTCCGGCCTGCTGCTGCTGGAGGCGCTGCGCGATGCCGCCAATCGCGGCGTGCGGGTGCGGCTGCTGCTGGATGACAACGGCATTGGCGGGCTGGACCCGATCCTTGCGGCGATGAACCAGCTGCCGAATTTCAGCGTGCGGCTGTTCAACCCCTCGACCATTCGCAGCCCGAAAATGGCGGGCTATGCGCTGACCCCGATCCGGATCAATCGCCGGATGCATAACAAGGCCTTTATCGCCGACAGCGCGGCGGCCATCGTGGGCGGGCGCAATATCGGTGATGAGTATTTCGCGCTTGGCGATGTGCCCGCCTATCTGGATCTTGACGTGCTGGGCGTGGGCAAGGTCGTCAGCGATACCAGCCGGATCTTTGACAGCTATTGGAACAGCCAGCCGGTGATCGCGCTGGAACAGGTCATCAAGGGCCCCGGCGATATGGCGCTGTTTGACGAAAAGCTGGCGAAAGCAAAGGCCGAGCCGGATGCCGAGACCCTTGCCGCCGATGCGCAAAGCCCCACGGAATGGATGCGCGATGCCGGGGCGCGGCTGGAATGGACGGATGTTCAGGTCGTGGCCGATGATCCGATCAAGGGCACCGGCGGTGCGAGGCGTCAGGATCTGATGATCTCGCAGCTTGGCAGCATTCTGGGTGAGGTGACGCAGAATGTTGACCTGATTTCGGCCTATTTCGTGCCGGGCAAGCAGGGCACGGCCTATTTCGCCGATCTGGCCCGCAAGGGCCACCGGGTCGAGATCCTGACCAATTCCTGGGAGGCGACGGATGTGCCGACGGTGCATGCGGGCTATATCAAATACCGCCGGGAATTGCTGGAGGCCGGGGTGACCCTGCTGGAGCTGCGTCAGGTCGATGGCCAGCCGCAGGGCCGCGATGAGCTTGGCCCGATCGGGTCCAACGGCGCCTCGCTTCACGCCAAGACTTTCAGCATCGACGACCGGCGGGTCTTTATCGGCTCGTTCAACTTCGATCCGCGCTCGGCCCGGCTGAATTGCGAAATGGGTTTCCTGATCGACAGCCCCGCGCTGGCGCAATCGGGGCGCGGCACCCTGCAGGATCTGGCACGGCGCAGCTATCAGCCAAAGCTGGATGGCAAGGATATGGTCTGGCAGGTGGTCGACGCTGATGGATCGATCAGCATGGTGGATCGCGAACCCGGACTGGGCACCTGGGACCGGATCATGGTCTATGTGCTGAATGTGCTGCCGATCGAGTGGCTGCTTTAG
- a CDS encoding LysE family translocator, producing the protein MTLDANSLWLYAGAMVAIWLTPGPVWVAIMARALASGFRGVWPLAVGVAIGDVLWPLIAIFGLAVVVSQSAELLVWLRWIAAIVFVGMGIALLRQAKKPVERDARLTQRGRWAGFSAGLLAIAGNPKAALFYVTVLPGFFDVRQLTGWDVAVIAAMSGLIPFGLNLIMGGAVAAARAKLATPTGLRRMNLLSGGLLILVGCVIGLGQLLAT; encoded by the coding sequence ATGACGCTGGATGCCAATTCCCTGTGGCTTTATGCGGGCGCGATGGTGGCGATCTGGCTGACGCCCGGCCCGGTCTGGGTGGCGATCATGGCACGGGCGCTGGCCTCGGGCTTTCGCGGGGTCTGGCCGCTGGCAGTGGGCGTGGCCATCGGCGATGTGCTGTGGCCGCTGATCGCGATCTTCGGGCTGGCGGTGGTGGTCAGCCAAAGCGCGGAATTGCTGGTCTGGCTGCGCTGGATCGCGGCCATCGTCTTTGTCGGCATGGGAATTGCGCTGCTGCGACAGGCGAAAAAACCGGTCGAGCGTGACGCAAGGCTGACACAGCGCGGCCGTTGGGCCGGGTTTTCGGCGGGCCTTCTGGCCATCGCGGGCAACCCCAAGGCGGCGCTGTTCTATGTCACCGTGCTGCCCGGCTTTTTCGATGTGCGGCAGTTGACCGGCTGGGATGTGGCGGTGATTGCGGCCATGTCGGGGCTGATCCCCTTTGGCCTGAACCTGATCATGGGCGGCGCCGTCGCCGCGGCCCGCGCGAAACTTGCCACGCCGACCGGGCTGCGACGGATGAACCTGCTGTCAGGCGGCTTGCTGATCCTGGTTGGCTGCGTGATCGGCCTTGGTCAGCTTCTGGCCACCTAA
- the recF gene encoding DNA replication/repair protein RecF (All proteins in this family for which functions are known are DNA-binding proteins that assist the filamentation of RecA onto DNA for the initiation of recombination or recombinational repair.) translates to MTLDHLSLAQFRSWPRLDLTLDRRPVAIFGPNGSGKTNILEALSMLAPGRGLRGAAAPDQARQGRDAGWRIQAQIGSRPIQITAPPGQPRSVAIDDKPVPQTALARLLRVVWLVPAMDRLWMDSPETRRRFLDRMTLSLFPDHADLALGYDKAMRERNRLLKDQISDPGWYRALESQMGESGAALTRNRLAALDAIMAAQEGGDFPAAMLTLLPGEGFADDPDPDSISARLSQMRPRDLAAGRSLSGPHRADLGACWGPQNMPAALSSTGEQKALLLSMILANARALSDQPVLLLLDEVAAHLDADRRAALYDRIAALPAQSFLTGTGPELFDSFGARARQFSVTKAEGISVAEGVT, encoded by the coding sequence GTGACATTAGACCACCTGTCGCTGGCCCAGTTCAGATCCTGGCCCCGGCTGGATCTGACGCTGGATCGCCGCCCGGTGGCCATTTTCGGCCCGAACGGGTCCGGCAAGACGAATATCCTTGAAGCACTGTCCATGCTGGCCCCCGGCCGTGGCCTGCGTGGTGCCGCCGCGCCCGATCAGGCGCGACAGGGGCGTGACGCGGGCTGGCGCATTCAGGCGCAGATCGGGTCGCGACCCATCCAGATCACCGCGCCGCCGGGACAGCCGCGCAGTGTGGCCATCGACGACAAACCCGTGCCGCAGACCGCGCTGGCGCGCCTGCTGCGCGTGGTCTGGCTGGTGCCCGCGATGGACCGGCTGTGGATGGATTCGCCCGAAACACGCCGCCGTTTTCTGGACCGCATGACGCTGAGCCTGTTTCCCGATCACGCCGATCTGGCGCTTGGCTATGACAAGGCGATGCGGGAACGCAACCGCCTGCTGAAGGACCAGATCAGCGATCCCGGCTGGTATCGCGCGCTGGAAAGCCAGATGGGCGAAAGCGGCGCGGCGCTGACCCGCAACCGGCTGGCCGCGCTTGACGCGATCATGGCCGCGCAGGAGGGCGGCGATTTCCCCGCCGCCATGCTGACCCTGCTGCCGGGCGAGGGCTTTGCCGACGATCCCGATCCCGACAGCATTTCCGCACGGCTGTCGCAGATGCGGCCACGCGATCTGGCCGCCGGGCGCAGCCTGTCTGGTCCCCATCGCGCGGATCTTGGCGCCTGTTGGGGGCCGCAGAACATGCCGGCCGCGCTGTCCTCGACCGGCGAACAAAAGGCGCTGCTCTTGTCGATGATCCTGGCCAATGCGCGCGCGCTGTCCGATCAGCCGGTTCTGCTGCTGCTGGATGAAGTTGCCGCGCATCTGGACGCGGATCGGCGCGCGGCGCTTTATGATCGCATTGCCGCCCTGCCCGCGCAGTCCTTTCTGACCGGCACCGGCCCTGAATTGTTCGACAGTTTCGGCGCGCGCGCGCGGCAATTCTCCGTCACCAAGGCCGAGGGCATCTCGGTCGCAGAGGGGGTCACATGA
- the dnaN gene encoding DNA polymerase III subunit beta, which produces MKFSIERAVLVKAVAQAQSVVERRNTIPILANVLIEATPEGVSFRATDLDTEVVDKAAAQVERPGATTVSAVMLNEIARKLPDGALVNITSDDAAGRLSVQAGRSNFSLATLPREDFPVMASTEYGANFSAKASVLRRLFDKSKFAISTEETRYYLNGVYMHVAQSEDGPVLRCVATDGHRLARIDAPLPQGADEMPGVIVPRKTVAELRKLLDEDDADIAVSVSETKVRFATPTITLTSKVIDGTFPDYSRVIPANNARKLEVDASDFARAVDRVATVSSERSRAVKLALDADRLILSVNAPDAGAADEELIVAYADDPLEIGFNAKYLQEIASQVDRDNAVFMFNGSGDAALIREGSDQTAVYVVMPMRV; this is translated from the coding sequence ATGAAATTCTCGATCGAACGCGCCGTTCTGGTGAAAGCCGTTGCTCAGGCGCAATCCGTTGTCGAACGCCGCAACACCATCCCGATTCTGGCCAATGTTCTGATCGAAGCGACGCCCGAGGGCGTCAGCTTCCGCGCCACCGATCTGGATACCGAGGTCGTGGACAAGGCCGCAGCCCAGGTCGAACGGCCCGGCGCTACCACCGTCAGCGCCGTGATGCTGAATGAAATCGCCCGCAAGCTGCCCGACGGGGCTTTGGTCAATATCACCAGCGACGATGCCGCAGGTCGCCTGTCGGTTCAGGCGGGCCGGTCGAATTTCAGCCTGGCCACCCTGCCCCGCGAGGATTTCCCGGTCATGGCCAGCACCGAATATGGTGCCAATTTCAGCGCCAAGGCCAGCGTGTTGCGCCGCTTGTTCGACAAGTCGAAATTCGCCATCTCGACCGAAGAGACACGGTATTACCTCAATGGCGTCTATATGCATGTCGCCCAAAGCGAGGACGGCCCGGTGCTGCGCTGCGTCGCCACTGACGGGCACCGGCTGGCCCGGATCGACGCGCCGCTTCCCCAGGGCGCCGATGAGATGCCGGGCGTGATCGTTCCGCGCAAGACCGTGGCCGAATTGCGCAAGCTGCTGGACGAGGATGATGCGGATATCGCCGTCTCGGTCAGCGAAACCAAGGTGCGTTTTGCAACGCCGACCATCACCCTGACCTCGAAGGTGATCGACGGGACCTTCCCCGATTACTCGCGCGTCATCCCCGCCAATAATGCCCGCAAGCTGGAAGTCGATGCCAGCGATTTCGCCCGCGCCGTGGACCGCGTCGCCACGGTCAGCAGCGAACGGTCGCGCGCGGTCAAGCTGGCACTGGATGCGGACCGGCTGATCCTGTCGGTCAATGCACCCGATGCCGGTGCTGCGGATGAGGAACTGATCGTCGCCTATGCCGATGACCCGCTGGAAATCGGCTTCAATGCCAAATATCTGCAGGAAATCGCCAGTCAGGTGGATCGCGACAATGCGGTCTTCATGTTCAACGGCTCGGGCGATGCGGCGCTGATCCGCGAAGGCAGCGACCAGACGGCGGTCTATGTCGTCATGCCGATGCGCGTGTGA